A genomic window from Pyxicephalus adspersus chromosome 2, UCB_Pads_2.0, whole genome shotgun sequence includes:
- the LRRC10 gene encoding leucine-rich repeat-containing protein 10, whose protein sequence is MGNTVRGIIAFIPSNSCQKYLLGDLEEMPIDKMVDLSSMQIRRFPLRVCAFTELVKLYLSDNNLTNLPPELELLQNLQILALDFNKFKALPLVVCSLKQLSILYLGNNRIKDLPQELSFLKNLHTLWIEANYFTNLPTVICELPLLKTLHAGCNPIRSIPMELKNLKELKSIWMSGTLLSEFPPVLLEMPFLEIIDVDRNAIQFFPSLKHLLGLKLVIYDHNPCRNAPKVAKGVRRVGRWSEETPEPKKRFEVEAELEKATESKDIPTTVTNEANLQTVSPVEATTSLI, encoded by the coding sequence ATGGGAAATACAGTAAGAGGAATTATTGCATTCATTCCATCAAACAGCTGCCAAAAATACCTCCTTGGTGATTTGGAAGAAATGCCTATAGATAAAATGGTGGACCTGAGCAGTATGCAGATTAGGAGATTTCCTTTGAGAGTATGTGCATTCACAGAACTTGTCAAGCTGTATCTAAGTGACAACAACTTAACCAACCTTCCTCCAGAGCTGGAACTGCTGCAGAACCTCCAGATTCTAGCCTTGGACTTTAACAAATTTAAAGCTCTTCCACTAGTTGTGTGCAGCCTCAAACAGCTTTCTATACTATACCTCGGAAACAACCGGATTAAAGACCTTCCTCAGGAGCTAAGCTTTCTGAAGAACCTGCACACTCTTTGGATTGAGGCAAATTATTTCACAAATTTACCTACTGTTATCTGTGAGCTGCCTCTCCTAAAAACACTTCATGCTGGTTGCAACCCAATCCGCAGCATTCCCATGGAGCTAAAAAACTTAAAAGAACTAAAAAGCATCTGGATGTCAGGAACTCTCCTAAGTGAATTCCCACCAGTCCTACTAGAGATGCCTTTCCTGGAGATCATTGACGTGGACAGAAACGCTATTCAATTTTTCCCAAGTCTAAAGCACTTGTTGGGGCTGAAACTTGTTATCTATGACCACAATCCATGTCGCAATGCTCCAAAGGTAGCAAAAGGTGTTCGGAGAGTTGGAAGATGGTCTGAAGAGACTCCAGAACCCAAAAAAAGGTTTGAGGTGGAAGCAGAACTTGAAAAGGCTACAGAAAGTAAAGACATACCAACTACAGTTACTAATGAAGCAAATCTGCAGACCGTTAGTCCTGTAGAAGCAACAACTTCTTTAATCTAA